A genomic segment from Mus caroli chromosome 17, CAROLI_EIJ_v1.1, whole genome shotgun sequence encodes:
- the Tmem247 gene encoding transmembrane protein 247, with product MAMEDREVMEARGAGESCPTLSKVAPVDSMPEGKPKASLDAEVPKLELPTLEENGFCEDRDCPGPPRSLPPKSSPNAKGQAGDGPGLESVELPLPLETEHRNAMELEKVRMEFELTLLKYLHQENERQRQHEEVMEQLQQQQQQQQQQALPRQFSGSLQDLLLPQNQFAMLFYCFIFIHIIYVAKETVFFLFSKHYLFCLAAILLCLIKTLWSYFQVPLLLPSSLTVPSVC from the exons ATGGCGATGGAGGACAGGGAGGTGATGGAAGCCCGAGGGGCAGGAGAAAGCTGCCCCACACTCTCCAAGGTGGCCCCTGTTGACAGCATGCCTGAGGGCAAGCCAAAGGCCTCTTTG GATGCAGAAGTCCCCAAACTAGAACTGCCTACCCTGGAAGAGAACGGGTTCTGTGAGGACAGAGATTGTCCGGGGCCCCCTAGGTCATTGCCTCCGAAGTCCAGCCCAAATGCCAAGGGTCAGGCTGGCGATGGACCTGGACTGGAGTCCGTAGAGCTGCCCCTGCCCTTGGAGACAGAACACCGCAACGCGATGGAGCTGGAGAAGGTGCGCATGGAGTTTGAACTGACGCTCCTCAAGTACCTGCACCAGGAGAACGAGCGGCAGAGGCAGCATGAGGAAGTGATGGAGCAgctgcagcaacagcagcagcagcagcagcagcaggctttGCCTCGCCAG TTCTCAGGGAGCCTCCAGGACCTCTTGCTTCCCCAGAACCAATTCGCCATGCTCTTCTACTGCTTCATCTTCATCCACATCATCTACGTTGCCAAGGAGAcggtcttctttctcttctccaagcACTACCTGTTCTGTCTGGCAGCCATCTTGCTGTGCTTGATTAAAACCTTGTGGTCCTACTTCCAAGTGCCGTTGCTTCTTCCGTCGTCGCTGACAGTGCCATCTGTGTGTTAA